In the genome of Paenibacillus pabuli, the window GGGCTTCGTTTGGACTATCTGAAAGAACAGTATGGGGGTCATCTGTGGGAGAGTTTGCTGGATAATGTGGTTGTTTTTGTACCGCTTGCCTTGATGCTGGGGGCGACGATTCTCAGTTCGATGATCGCAAATGTTGAACATGAACAGGGATCTTGGAAGCAATTGCTGGCGATGCCAATCCCAAGACCTGCGGTGTACCTGGCCAAATTCCTGCTCGCTTGTATGCTGCTCATCATCTCCTGTTTGTTATTAACAGCGGGAATTATTGGTCTGGGACTGGTGCTTGGATTCAACGCAGGTGAGATTCCCTGGATACATGCAATTAAACTGGGTTTACTGCCGCTGGCTGGAGCACTTCCGGTGTTATCGCTGGAGCTATGGCTTACGATGGTAAACAAAAATCAGGCTCTTCCCGTCACGCTTGGCATAGTCCTCGCAGTAATGGGCATGTTCGCACTAAGTATCTCACCATACTTTCCGCTTGCATGGGCACAGATGGCTTGGGCCAGCCCAACCCCATTTGTGTTTGTCGGTTTGGGCGTAGGTTCGGCTCTCCTGATCATGCTGCTGGGGATGGTGCACTTTAGCCGGAAGGATGTGGCCTAAGATGAGTTTTGCAACGACTTATTTTCGAATCCTATCCTCTGAGCGACTCAAAATGGGCAAATCACCTGTCTGGCTTCTGATTCTGCTTAGTCCGTTGATCGCACTGCTTATCGGGCTGCTATCCACACCATCAGGTCAATGGAATGTGCTTATGGGCACGATGGTCTTTCTACACGGTTTGTTATTGCTGCCCATCCTGACCGGCGTATTTACGTCTTTCGTCTGTCGTTTCGAGCATGCGGGGGGAGGCTGGAAGCAAATGCTGGTGCTTCCGCTTACCCGTACGGGCGTATATGCAGGCAAACTGACCATCGTGATTTTACTTCTGGCAGGCACACAATTGCTGCTGCTGGGGTCCATCCTGCTGGCAGGTACGATCCAGGGCATGACGGATCCCATCCCTTGGGGATTCCTTACGGGTAAGCTGCTGCTGGGGCTATTCGCTTGTTTGCCGCTCGCGGCTCTTCAAATGTTCGTTTCCTTGGTATGGAGCAGCTTTGCCGCACCGCTTGCATTGAACTTTGCGTTGACCGTACCGAACATTCTGATCGTGAATTCGGCCACCTATGGTCCATATTATCCTTGGGCGCAGCCCATGATTCTAATGACACCGATCGAAGGTGGAGGTTTCGGAGCGTACAATGTTCCACTTGGGACCATGCTGGCAGTAGTCGGGGGTAGTGCAATTCTTTTCATTTTAATCGGAGTTTTATATTTTAGAAAAAAAGAAATCTAATCACAAAATATTACAATTAATTGTGTGATGAATTCCTTTTGAGCAAACATAGATCTCAGTTATTGACGGTCTATGTCGCTTAAAGGGGATTTTTTTGTCGTTTATATATGGTTTTGGTGAAGAGATTGGTAAGCAAATTTGAACTGGAATCTGGTAAAATAAAAAAAGCTGTTTCTAGGAAGGCTTACATGGTTATTCGAGGGTAGGCCCATTTCGCCGAGGGTTATATTTTTTGGTTGTTAGATGAAGATATAGGCTAAGAAAAGAGGGGTAAGCCTTGGATATTAATAAAACGGAAACCCTGAAGCGCATTATTTCTGAGGGAAGTTCTTACCAATCATTGTTTTTTAATCACCCGGATGCCATATATGTGATGGACATCCATGGAAATTATATTGATGCCAATCCCTCAATTGAGAGGATTTCAGGGTATACATTTGAAGAACTGCGTCAATTGGATCGAAATAGGATTTGCCCTCCCGAGAGCGAGGAGTCGCGTAAAGAATATATTCGTGAGGTGCTGGCTGGACATTCCGTCAGTAATTCAATCACGTTTTATCATAGAGACGGTTCTCTGAAACAGGCCGAGATTACCTATGTCCCCATAACGGAAAAAGAAGAGATTGTGGGGATATACGGTATTGCTAGGGATGTAACCGAGATCGTAGAAGTGGAACGTAAATTGCATGAAACGCAGGAGAAATATCAGATGCTGGCTGACCATGCTCAGGATCTAATCACAACGAGTTCGATGGACGGCAAGCTGTTGTACGTTTCCCCTTCCGTCTATTCGCTGCTTGGATATCATCCGGAAGAGGTGACAGGAAAGTTCCTGAAGGATTATTGTTACCCTGGGGATTACCCTGAACTTTTGGAAATGTCATCGAGTGGGAATGGCTGCAAGATGCGGGTGCTTCATAAGAAGGGGCACTATATTTGGATGGAAACACTGGCAAAGCCTGTGGCCGGAGAAGAGGGCAAGAATACTCAGATTGTAAGCATCAGCCGGGATATTACCCAGCATAAAAATGCAGAAAGACGTCTTAGGGAAAGTCGTCAACGATACAAATCTCTGTTTGAACATAATCCGGCAGCAGTATACTCGCTGAATCTCGAAGGCAAATATACGGCAGTGAACCGCAATCTGGTCAAAATGCTGGATGTGCCTCGAAGCAAGTTGATCGGGCAGTCTTTTCTTTCGCATCTGGATAAAAGTGAAGTGCATGGCGGGCAGGCATATTTTGAGTTGGTGAAACAAGGTAAACCTCAACACTATGAATCACGGATCGTGAATTCCAGCGGCAGGAAGGTCGATGTGGCTATTATTAACGTTCCCATCATTGTGGATCAGGAACTTGTGGGTGTGTATGGAATTCTGTCTGATATTACAGAGCGTAAGGACTATACGGAGCAGATTCAGGAGCTTAGC includes:
- a CDS encoding ABC transporter permease; protein product: MTGRALSSDWLKIRGKGIWFLVFLAPIGLTAMQALNFGLRLDYLKEQYGGHLWESLLDNVVVFVPLALMLGATILSSMIANVEHEQGSWKQLLAMPIPRPAVYLAKFLLACMLLIISCLLLTAGIIGLGLVLGFNAGEIPWIHAIKLGLLPLAGALPVLSLELWLTMVNKNQALPVTLGIVLAVMGMFALSISPYFPLAWAQMAWASPTPFVFVGLGVGSALLIMLLGMVHFSRKDVA
- a CDS encoding ABC transporter permease: MSFATTYFRILSSERLKMGKSPVWLLILLSPLIALLIGLLSTPSGQWNVLMGTMVFLHGLLLLPILTGVFTSFVCRFEHAGGGWKQMLVLPLTRTGVYAGKLTIVILLLAGTQLLLLGSILLAGTIQGMTDPIPWGFLTGKLLLGLFACLPLAALQMFVSLVWSSFAAPLALNFALTVPNILIVNSATYGPYYPWAQPMILMTPIEGGGFGAYNVPLGTMLAVVGGSAILFILIGVLYFRKKEI